The nucleotide sequence GTATCTGGCGGAAGGCGAGTTTCCAGTGAACAAGCCCTACAGCTTCGCCCTCAACATAATAGCCGGCGAAAAGGCCGATTTACTGCTACTGGAAGGCATCAAGGTGGGCGAAAAGCTGCCGGTAGCGGCCACTCCGCCCACTGCTCCCTCTGTGTTTTCCTGGAAAATACTGCTGGCCCTGGTAGGCGCTTTTGCTCTTGGCATGGCCCTTACCGCCCTGTTGCTGTGGCGCCGACGCCCTCAGCCGCCCGTTTCCACGCCTACTCCTCTTGTGTATGAAAAGCAAGCATAAATTCCTAGCGGCTACGGCCGCGGCCGGGCTGGTGCTGGCGGTGTTGCTGCCGCCCCCGGCCCCGGTATTGGGCCACGACGGTGAAGACCACAGCGGCCAAGCGCAAGCCAACACCGGGCAGGCCCTCGCCAACGAGGTGGTGCTGCCCAAGGAAAGCCAGTTTCTATTTGAAGTGCGCACCAGTCTGGCCAGCTACTCGAACACCTACAGCCGCGCCACACTTTACGGCACCGTATCAGCAGCGGCAGGCGGCGAAGGCCGTATTGTGGTGCCTCAAACCGGCCGCCTTGTTCGCTTGGCCGCCCGGGTCGGGCAGCCGGTACGGGCCGGGCAGACCCTGGCCGTTCTCGAGCAAACCCTGGATGCCACCCAGCAAATCGGCCTCAGCACCGAGCGGGCCAACGCTCAGGCCGAGCTGCGGGCCGCTCAGCAAGACTATGCCCGCCTGCAAAGCATTGCCGACATTGCCGCCCACAAAGATGTAGTAGCCGCCGAGCTTCGCCTGCGCCAAGCCCGCCAGAATGCGGCCATCCTCAACGGGCAGGCCCAACAGCGGCGCGTCAGCATCACGTCGCCCATTAGCGGCACCGTAGACGTGTTCAGTTTGGCGGTGGGCCAGCAGGTCAATCAGGGCGAGGAGCTGTTCCGCGTGCTTAATCCCGGCAAGCTGCGGGTGGAAGCCCAGGTATTCACCCAAGACCTGGCGAAAATCACCCCCGATGCGCAGTTTCAAGTGGAGGGGTTGCAGGGCCAGGCGGGCGTACCGGCGCGGTTGGTGGTATTCAGCAATGCCATCAACCCCGTCAACCAAGCCCGCCAGCTGGTTTTGGAGTTGGATGGCACCGCCGGCAGCGCCTACCGCGCGGGCCAGGCGGTGAACGTGCAGGTGGTAGGCCAGAGTGGCGGGGGCCAGAAGCAACTAGTGGTGCCCACCACGGCCCTAACCGACCTGAACGGCAAGCCTGCAGTGTTCGTGCACACCACGCCCGAGCACTTCAACATTCGCTACGTGCAGCCCGGCGCCGTTAGTGGCGAGCAAACGGTGCTGCTACAGGGCGAGGTAAACGAAAACGACCGGGTGGTGACCAACGGCACCTACCAGCTCAAATCCATCTACCTCAACCAATAGCCTCTGCACGGTGCCTTGCTGCCCTTGGTGCCACCTCCTCCCAACTGAACCACGCTGACGCTGCCCCTGCAGCCCATCCAGTGGATCGTTGAAAGCTTCCTTTATGCTCGATCAAATCATTCGCTTTGCCCTGCAAAACCGCCTGCTACTGTTGGCTTTTGCCGTGGGCCTGCTCGTGGCGGGCACCTACACCGCCCGCCAGCTCCCCGTAGACGTGCTGCCTGACCTGGACCGTCCGCGCGTGACTGTGTTCCTTGAAGCGGCGGGCATGGCGCCGGAAGAGGTAGAGGCACTTGTTACGCTGCCCGTAGAAACCGCTCTGAACGGGGCCACCGGCGTATCGGCGGTGCGCTCCAACTCGGCTATCGGGCTGGGCATGGTGTTCGTGGAGTTCGACTACGGCACCGATATTTTCACGGCCCGCCAGATTGTAAGTGAGAAGCTGCAAACCGTGGGCGAGCAGCTACCCACGGGCATCACGCCGGTGCTGGGGCCTATTTCGTCGGTGATGGGTCAGATTATGCTGGTGGGCCTCTCGGGCGGACAGCAAACCAACGCGGCCGACCTCCGCACGCTAGCCAACTACACCGTGCGCCAGCGCCTGCTCTCCATCCCCGGCGTGGCTCAGGTGATTCCCATCGGCGGCGACAACCTACAGTACCAAGTGCTTCTCGACATGCCCCGCCTCAACGCCACCGGCCTGACCGTGACGCAGGTGGAAGAGGCCCTACGTAACTCCAACCTGAACACCACCGGCAACTTTTTCGACCGCAACGGCTCGGAAGTGCTGATCCGCAACCTTGGCCGCCTGCGCTCGGTGCAGGACATCGAGAACATCATTGTGGGCTACCGTGCTCAGTCGCCGATACGGGTGGCGGACGTGGCCCGCGTGGATTTTGGGGCCCGCTTCAAGCGCGGCGACGGCAGCGTAAACGGCCAGCCGGCCGTTATTCTCAGCATCGAGAAGCAGCCGGGCGCGGCCACCGTAGGCCTCACGGAGGCCGTGGAAAAGGCGTTGGTGGAGCTAAAACCTTCACTGCCCAAGGATGTGCAGCTGAACACCCGCCTGTTCAAGCAGTCGGAGTTTATCGAGTCGTCGATTACCAACGTGGAAGAGGCGTTGCGCGACGGGGCCATTCTGGTGGTTATTGTGCTGTTTGCCTTTCTGCTGAACGTGCGCACCACGTTTATCTCCCTAGTAGCCATTCCCTTGTCGTTGCTCGTAACGGCGCTGGTATTCCGCTTCGCGGGCATCAGCATCAACACCATGACCCTGGGCGGCCTGGCCATCGCCATTGGCGAGCTGGTGGACGACGCCATCGTGGACGTGGAAAACGTGTACCGCCGCCTGCGCGAAAACCGCCAGCTGCTGCAGCCCCGGCCGGTATTGCAGGTGATTTATTCGGCTTCCAGCGAAGTGCGCAACTCCATCGTGTACGCCACCATCATTGTGGTGCTGGTGTTTTTGCCCCTGTTTGCGCTGGAAGGCATGGAAGGCCGCATTTTCGCGCCCCTCGGCATTGCCTATATCACCAGCATCGTGGCTTCGCTGTTCGTATCGCTGACCGTGACGCCGGTGCTCTGCTACTACCTGCTGCCCCGCATGAAGCAGATGAGCCACGTGGAAACGGATGGCGGGCTGGTGCGTTGGCTGAAGAAAAAAGATGCGCGGTTACTGCATTGGGGCCTCGCGCACCCCAAGCTGATTCTCTCCACCACGGCGTTGCTGTTTGTGATGGCCGCCGCCCTGGTGCCCTTCTTCGGCACCGAGTTTCTGCCGCCCTTCAACGAAGGCTCCCTGACCGTCAACTTTTCGGCCCCGGCCGGCACCTCCCTCACCGAATCCAACAAGCTCGGCACCTTGGGCGAACAGCAGATGCTAAAGATTCCGGAAGTGGCCTACACCGCCCGCCGTACCGGCCGCGCCGAACTGGACGAGCACGCGGAGTCGGTCAACAACTCGGAAATCGAAGTGGCTTTCAAGACCGAAGCCGAGTTGAAGAAAGAAGGCAAAACCATGCGCAGCCGCGACGAAATTCTGGCCGACATGCGCACCAAGCTGGCGTTGATAACCGGAGTGAACGTGAACATCGGCCAGCCCATATCGCACCGCCTCGACCACCTTTTGTCGGGTGTGCGGGCGCAGGTGGCCATTAAAGTTTTCGGCAACGACCTGCTGGAACTGCGCCGCTACGCCAACGACGTGCGCGCGGCCGCAGCCACCGTGCCCGGCGTGGTAGACCTGCAAGTAGAGAAACAGGTGCAGATTCCGCAGCTGCTTGTTCGCCCCCGCGACCAAGCGCTGCGCGCCTACGGCATGGAACGCGGCGAAGTGGTGCGCGACCTGGAAACGCTGTTTCAGGGCTCGGTAGTGTCGCAGATGCTCGACGGGCAGAAGCGCTTCGACTTGGTGGTGAAGCTACCGGAAGCGCAGCGCAACGACATAGCGGCCATCAGCCAGACCCGGATAGAAACCCCAAGCGGGGCCCTGATTCCGGTAAGTGAAGTGGCCGACGTGAGCTACGAGCCCGGTCCCAACACCATCAACCACGAAAACACCCAACGCCGCATTACCATCTCGCTGAACGTGGCCGAGCGCGACTTAGGCTCGACGGTAAAAGAGATTCAGCAGAAAGTGAGTGCGCAGGTGCAGTTGCCGGCGGGCTACTACCTCACCTACGGCGGGCAGTTTGAGAGCCAGCAGTCGGCCTCGCAGAAGATTCTGTGGCTGAGCTTGTTTTCGTTGGCAGGTATTTTTCTGGTGCTGTACTCGCACTTCAAGTCCACGTACATGGTGGGCCAAATCATGCTCAACATTCCGCTGGCGCTGATTGGCTCGGTGGTGGCGGTGCTGCTTACCGGCGGCACGTTCAGCATCGCCTCGTTGGTGGGGTTCATTACGCTCACCGGCATTGCTTCGCGCAACGGCATCATGATGATTTCCCACTACATCCATCTGGTAGAGCACGAAGGCGAAAAGTTCGGCCTGCCGATGATTGTGCGCGGCTCATTGGAACGGCTGGTGCCGGTGCTGATGACAGCCTTGGTGGCGGCGCTGGCTTTGGTGCCCTTAACCCTGACCAAGGATGCGCCGGGCAAGGAAATTCTCTACCCCGTAGCCACCGTTATCCTCGGCGGCCTGCTCAGCTCCACCTTCCTCGACATCATCGTGACACCCGTAGTGTTCTGGCTGGTTGGGGAAAAAGCACTGGCGCAATACTTCGCCTCCCGCCAAGAAAAGGGCCTCGACCCGCATCCACAAGAGCTGGATGCCCAACCCCTTACACCCCCTACCGACTTAAATCCCGTGCAGCCTGCGGTGTAGGCAACGGGGTTCGGGCGGTGTTTGGAGCCGCTGAAAATCATGCAAGTCCCAGGCGCAATCCTGTACCGTTACGGCGGCACACGCCGGTACTTTTGGGCGTTTACTTTATAGCCTGCCTACCTGCGGGCGGTTCCAAACGCAACTCTCATGAAAACGCTCCACTTCAAAACCAACATCAACTGTGGCGGCTGTATAAAAGCCGTTACACCCACCCTGAACGGCGAAAAAGCCATTGCCTCCTGGCAAGTGGACACCGCAACCCCCAATAAGATTCTGACAGTACAAACCGATTTAAGCGAAAATCAGCTGGTAGCCCTCATAGAGGAGGCTGGCTTTAAAGCCGAAACAGTATAACGCACCGGGAAATCACGCAACCGGTGGTTCCAGCTTTGGAGCAGCGCATTGTGCTGCTACTGAGGCTGGAACTTTACTTTTAAGAAACTACCTGTGCTGGCATACAAGGAGCCTTTCTTTAGCTAGTTCTATATGAGAGCAACGAAATGCTATTTTTGCCCGCCCGGCCTCCTTGCTGGTTGCTGGCAGGCGCGGCCGATACCGCTATACTGCGCCTTTCTTGCTTGCGCATTTCTCTTGAAAGGCCACTTCCTTCTATGAAAACAACCAACGCCTATCTGCTAACAGCTCTGTGCTGTGCTGCCCTAAGCTGTGCGCCTTCCCGGCCCGGCACCAGTACTTCCGACACCCTGCCGGCAACCTCCTTGCAGCCGTATGGCCGAACTTCCATCAACGGCCAGCAGTTGGAGCTGATCAGTTCGGCGGTGCATTTCGGGTTTAGCTTCGAGGGCGAGCAGTGCCAGGTCTTTGCCTCCCTACCCAACGGCCAAGGCCATAATTACCTGCAATACGAGCTGGATGGCGTATATCAGAAGCGCATCAGACTGACCGGCGACTCGAAAGAACCCTTGGTTATAGCAGCT is from Hymenobacter tibetensis and encodes:
- a CDS encoding efflux RND transporter periplasmic adaptor subunit — translated: MKSKHKFLAATAAAGLVLAVLLPPPAPVLGHDGEDHSGQAQANTGQALANEVVLPKESQFLFEVRTSLASYSNTYSRATLYGTVSAAAGGEGRIVVPQTGRLVRLAARVGQPVRAGQTLAVLEQTLDATQQIGLSTERANAQAELRAAQQDYARLQSIADIAAHKDVVAAELRLRQARQNAAILNGQAQQRRVSITSPISGTVDVFSLAVGQQVNQGEELFRVLNPGKLRVEAQVFTQDLAKITPDAQFQVEGLQGQAGVPARLVVFSNAINPVNQARQLVLELDGTAGSAYRAGQAVNVQVVGQSGGGQKQLVVPTTALTDLNGKPAVFVHTTPEHFNIRYVQPGAVSGEQTVLLQGEVNENDRVVTNGTYQLKSIYLNQ
- a CDS encoding efflux RND transporter permease subunit, with product MLDQIIRFALQNRLLLLAFAVGLLVAGTYTARQLPVDVLPDLDRPRVTVFLEAAGMAPEEVEALVTLPVETALNGATGVSAVRSNSAIGLGMVFVEFDYGTDIFTARQIVSEKLQTVGEQLPTGITPVLGPISSVMGQIMLVGLSGGQQTNAADLRTLANYTVRQRLLSIPGVAQVIPIGGDNLQYQVLLDMPRLNATGLTVTQVEEALRNSNLNTTGNFFDRNGSEVLIRNLGRLRSVQDIENIIVGYRAQSPIRVADVARVDFGARFKRGDGSVNGQPAVILSIEKQPGAATVGLTEAVEKALVELKPSLPKDVQLNTRLFKQSEFIESSITNVEEALRDGAILVVIVLFAFLLNVRTTFISLVAIPLSLLVTALVFRFAGISINTMTLGGLAIAIGELVDDAIVDVENVYRRLRENRQLLQPRPVLQVIYSASSEVRNSIVYATIIVVLVFLPLFALEGMEGRIFAPLGIAYITSIVASLFVSLTVTPVLCYYLLPRMKQMSHVETDGGLVRWLKKKDARLLHWGLAHPKLILSTTALLFVMAAALVPFFGTEFLPPFNEGSLTVNFSAPAGTSLTESNKLGTLGEQQMLKIPEVAYTARRTGRAELDEHAESVNNSEIEVAFKTEAELKKEGKTMRSRDEILADMRTKLALITGVNVNIGQPISHRLDHLLSGVRAQVAIKVFGNDLLELRRYANDVRAAAATVPGVVDLQVEKQVQIPQLLVRPRDQALRAYGMERGEVVRDLETLFQGSVVSQMLDGQKRFDLVVKLPEAQRNDIAAISQTRIETPSGALIPVSEVADVSYEPGPNTINHENTQRRITISLNVAERDLGSTVKEIQQKVSAQVQLPAGYYLTYGGQFESQQSASQKILWLSLFSLAGIFLVLYSHFKSTYMVGQIMLNIPLALIGSVVAVLLTGGTFSIASLVGFITLTGIASRNGIMMISHYIHLVEHEGEKFGLPMIVRGSLERLVPVLMTALVAALALVPLTLTKDAPGKEILYPVATVILGGLLSSTFLDIIVTPVVFWLVGEKALAQYFASRQEKGLDPHPQELDAQPLTPPTDLNPVQPAV
- a CDS encoding heavy-metal-associated domain-containing protein; amino-acid sequence: MKTLHFKTNINCGGCIKAVTPTLNGEKAIASWQVDTATPNKILTVQTDLSENQLVALIEEAGFKAETV